The following proteins come from a genomic window of Miscanthus floridulus cultivar M001 chromosome 2, ASM1932011v1, whole genome shotgun sequence:
- the LOC136538452 gene encoding BOI-related E3 ubiquitin-protein ligase 1-like: MALEAHRLLLAQQGQKQFTNAAAAGWPWTTGDEPRCATTARPSHHHQQAPFQFQQQASCVGVGLPAPPVSSAAPVAQYAAGGQMFVGDAAESGVTFGGGAGAAQQEVVAMAMAPRKRKRVVEQGQTPPVLEIGAADVAAHFHQQLVDVDRLVLQHTAKMWAELTEQRRRHARQVVATVAAAAGKRLRAKEEEIQRMGRLNWALEERVKSLYVEAQVWRDLAESNEAAANALRGELQQALDAQQARLCGAAAGPGTGTGSADDAESCCCGENDVVAGAGAGGTGPEDEEEAGTSSPPGHRRTCAVCGEGAAEVLLLPCRHLCACAPCACAARACPACGCAKNGSVCVNFS; the protein is encoded by the exons ATGGCCTTGGAAGCGCACCGCCTCCTGTTAGCACAACAAGGACAGAAGCAATTCAccaacgcggcggcggcgggatggCCTTGGACGACGGGCGACGAACCTAGATGCGCGACGacggcgaggccgagccatcatcaTCAACAGGCGCCGTTCCAGTTCCAGCAGCAGGCCTCGTGCGTGGGCGTGGGCCTGCCGGCGCCTCCGGTCTCGTCGGCCGCGCCGGTAGCGCAGTACGCTGCTGGTGGGCAGATGTTCGTGGGAGACGCGGCGGAGAGCGGCGTCACGTTCGGAGGAGGCGCGGGTGCGGCGCAGCAGGAGGTGGTGGCGATGGCGATGGCCCCCAGGAAGCGGAAGCGCGTCGTCGAGCAGGGGCAGACGCCGCCGGTCCTTGAGATCGGCGCGGCCGACGTCGCGGCGCACTTTCATCAGCAACTCGTCGACGTCGACCGCCTCGTCCTACAACAC ACCGCGAAGATGTGGGCGGAGCTcacggagcagcggcggcggcacgcgCGGCAGGTCGTGGCCACCGTGGCGGCCGCGGCGGGGAAGCGGCTGCGCGCCAAGGAGGAGGAGATCCAGCGGATGGGGCGCCTAAACTGGGCGCTCGAGGAGCGCGTGAAGAGCCTCTACGTGGAGGCGCAGGTGTGGCGCGACCTGGCGGAGTCCAACGAGGCCGCCGCCAACGCGCTCCGCGGCGAGCTGCAGCAGGCGCTCGACGCCCAGCAGGCGCGCTTGTGCGGCGCCGCCGCTGGCcctggcaccggcaccggcagcgCCGACGACGCCGAGTCGTGCTGCTGCGGGGAGAACGACGTCGTCGCCGGAGCCGGAGCAGGTGGGACGGGcccggaggacgaggaggaggccggGACGTCGTCGCCGCCGGGCCACAGGAGGACGTGCGCGGTGTGCGGCGAGGGCGCGGCCGAGGTGCTGCTCCTGCCGTGCCGCCACCTGTGCGCGTGCGCGCCGTGCGCGTGCGCGGCCAGGGCGTGCCCGGCGTGCGGGTGCGCCAAGAATGGCAGCGTCTGCGTCAACTTTTCGTGA